The following are encoded in a window of Halosolutus halophilus genomic DNA:
- a CDS encoding helix-turn-helix domain-containing protein — protein sequence MANDDPASTDKTSLSEVFDVLTHGSRRRILLELADHNPRTAAEFEAEEFAVGEGNHDSPKIELHHTHLPALADAGFINWDSQTGTITRGPRFGEIEPLLTLIDDQQEGLPTDWP from the coding sequence ATGGCAAACGACGATCCGGCCTCGACGGACAAGACATCACTAAGCGAGGTCTTCGATGTGCTCACCCACGGTTCCCGGCGACGGATTCTCTTGGAACTGGCCGATCACAATCCACGGACTGCGGCTGAATTCGAGGCCGAAGAATTCGCCGTAGGGGAGGGCAATCACGACTCGCCTAAAATTGAACTCCACCACACTCATTTGCCTGCTCTGGCAGACGCGGGGTTCATCAACTGGGACTCCCAGACTGGGACAATTACCCGCGGGCCCCGCTTCGGTGAAATTGAGCCGCTTCTCACATTGATTGACGACCAGCAAGAAGGACTCCCGACCGACTGGCCGTAA
- a CDS encoding sulfite oxidase, whose translation MATGSLAGVGVLAGCGESGNGDAEAEGEPTQDEGEDETEDEGPALEERYPGLRILSPEPENAEAAARETYAEYITPREEHYIRNHYPTPEIEESEWTVSLTGLVDEEVELSMEEIKHSFSTDSVTHTMQCAGNGRSYFEPQVGGNQWTFGAVGNTVWTGTPVSEILEYYGAETSGEYFLTVMGGEHPEGEDVFCRSIPMEKVMDDTLLAYNMNGSPVSPDHGFPVRLLVPGWFGCNNVKWLNRMHVMETMVIGEEWEEEGAPEDGQRTYTHWQQYSYRIVPEEDTRAEHYEDIPVYDTRDQMERTDEIRNAYMYDQVEKSIIGYPGEGQTVSPSPAGTVEIIGVAWAGDDGLNTVEVSTDGGDTWGEAEFFGPVDGNAGWRQFRYVWEDPSSGEHTLASRATDERGYTQPATISDPDDQLRSIEDDQYPWNQSGYGNNAYMPHAVDCTVEE comes from the coding sequence ATGGCAACGGGGTCGCTCGCCGGCGTCGGCGTTCTCGCCGGCTGCGGAGAGAGCGGCAACGGTGACGCGGAAGCCGAAGGAGAGCCGACACAGGACGAAGGGGAGGACGAAACGGAGGACGAGGGACCGGCTCTCGAAGAACGGTATCCGGGACTGCGGATTCTCTCGCCGGAGCCGGAAAACGCAGAGGCCGCGGCCCGAGAGACGTACGCGGAGTACATCACGCCGCGTGAGGAACACTACATCCGGAACCACTACCCGACTCCCGAAATCGAGGAGTCCGAGTGGACGGTCTCGCTGACCGGCCTCGTCGACGAGGAGGTCGAACTGTCGATGGAGGAGATCAAACACTCCTTCAGCACCGACTCGGTCACCCACACGATGCAGTGTGCCGGGAACGGCCGATCGTACTTCGAGCCGCAAGTGGGCGGGAATCAGTGGACCTTCGGGGCCGTCGGGAACACCGTCTGGACGGGGACGCCCGTCTCGGAAATCCTCGAGTACTACGGGGCGGAGACGAGCGGGGAGTACTTCCTCACGGTGATGGGCGGCGAACACCCGGAGGGCGAGGACGTCTTCTGCCGGTCGATCCCGATGGAGAAGGTGATGGACGATACGCTGTTGGCGTACAACATGAATGGCTCGCCGGTGTCGCCCGACCACGGGTTCCCAGTTCGGCTGCTCGTTCCGGGCTGGTTCGGCTGTAACAACGTGAAGTGGCTCAACCGGATGCACGTCATGGAGACGATGGTCATCGGCGAGGAGTGGGAAGAGGAAGGCGCTCCCGAAGACGGACAGCGGACCTACACGCACTGGCAGCAGTACTCCTACCGCATCGTCCCCGAGGAAGACACCAGGGCGGAACACTATGAGGACATTCCGGTCTACGACACGCGCGACCAGATGGAGCGGACCGACGAGATCCGCAACGCCTACATGTACGATCAGGTCGAGAAGTCGATCATCGGCTATCCGGGCGAGGGCCAGACCGTGTCACCGTCGCCCGCGGGAACCGTCGAAATCATCGGCGTCGCGTGGGCCGGGGACGACGGCCTCAACACGGTCGAGGTGTCAACGGACGGCGGCGACACCTGGGGAGAGGCCGAGTTCTTCGGCCCTGTCGACGGCAACGCGGGCTGGCGGCAGTTCCGCTACGTCTGGGAGGACCCGTCGTCGGGCGAGCACACGCTCGCCTCTCGGGCGACCGACGAGCGCGGCTACACGCAACCGGCAACGATCTCCGACCCCGACGACCAGCTCCGCAGCATCGAGGACGACCAGTACCCGTGGAATCAGAGCGGATACGGCAACAACGCCTACATGCCCCACGCCGTGGACTGCACCGTCGAGGAGTGA
- a CDS encoding NAD(P)/FAD-dependent oxidoreductase has protein sequence MRDVCIVGGGVAGLAASIFTARAGLDTLVVDGGESILARNASLENYPGFPDGVDARRYLQLTREQARNAGAAFELGRVTRAAPIDSATPPESREAGDTGDETAPEEGFVLETEGGEPIETRRVLAASWADSDYLEPLDVGRTQRGSKHLVAVDEAGRTAVEGVYAAGRIADEPHQAIVAAGHGAKVGLAVIHDSEVNFYHDWVVPEGYFTGRGREVPPGCEEIGDAQRRERDEQARERILEAFSEPLDEQPTMHPSVDRD, from the coding sequence ATGCGAGACGTCTGTATCGTCGGTGGCGGCGTCGCCGGACTCGCCGCGTCGATCTTCACCGCCCGGGCCGGACTGGACACCCTCGTCGTCGACGGCGGGGAATCGATCCTCGCGCGCAACGCCAGCCTCGAGAACTATCCCGGTTTCCCGGACGGGGTCGACGCCCGCCGTTACCTGCAACTGACCCGCGAGCAGGCCCGCAACGCGGGTGCCGCGTTCGAACTGGGCCGGGTCACGCGCGCCGCCCCGATCGACAGCGCGACGCCGCCGGAATCGCGAGAGGCCGGTGACACCGGCGACGAAACGGCTCCCGAGGAGGGGTTCGTCCTCGAAACCGAAGGTGGCGAGCCGATCGAGACCCGCCGCGTGCTCGCCGCCTCGTGGGCGGACAGCGACTACCTCGAACCGCTGGACGTCGGCCGCACACAGCGGGGCAGCAAGCACCTCGTCGCGGTCGACGAGGCCGGCCGGACGGCCGTCGAAGGGGTCTACGCGGCGGGCCGCATCGCGGACGAACCCCACCAGGCGATCGTGGCCGCCGGTCACGGGGCGAAGGTCGGCCTCGCGGTTATCCACGACTCCGAGGTGAACTTCTACCACGACTGGGTCGTCCCCGAGGGCTACTTCACCGGTCGGGGCCGAGAGGTGCCGCCGGGCTGTGAGGAGATCGGCGACGCGCAACGCCGCGAACGGGACGAGCAGGCACGGGAGCGGATTCTCGAGGCCTTCTCGGAACCGCTCGACGAGCAACCGACGATGCACCCGAGCGTCGATCGGGACTGA
- a CDS encoding IS5 family transposase has product MQTLPKSRLLQFVEKAFHLAQRATARYSSKFSKQRYTLHQHIVLLCLKIRKNTSYRTLLDELIEMPRIRNEIGLAEIPSPSILCKAFHRLEMAVWRVLLNLSVALLPTNGVVSIDASGFDRSYASKHYTKRAKLTIQQLKVTLLIDTKANAILDIHVTTTRKHDSQIAPSLIRRNRNSIRILLGDKGYDDQTIRSLAREYEIRPLIKHREFTSLHYAWNARMDTDLYGHRSQSETVNSALKRKYGAFVRSRYWWKQFRELVIRCVVYNIEIDLSN; this is encoded by the coding sequence ATGCAGACTCTCCCAAAATCAAGGTTGCTTCAATTCGTAGAGAAGGCATTTCACTTAGCTCAACGAGCTACGGCCCGATACTCCTCCAAGTTCTCGAAGCAACGCTACACGCTCCACCAACACATCGTTCTGCTCTGTCTGAAAATCCGCAAGAACACGTCATACCGTACACTTCTTGACGAACTCATCGAGATGCCACGTATTAGAAACGAAATTGGTCTCGCTGAAATTCCATCGCCGTCAATACTGTGTAAAGCGTTCCATCGCCTTGAGATGGCTGTGTGGCGTGTGCTTCTCAATCTCTCGGTCGCGTTGCTCCCAACCAATGGTGTTGTCAGCATTGACGCGTCAGGCTTCGATCGAAGCTATGCATCCAAGCATTATACGAAACGAGCGAAACTCACTATCCAGCAGTTGAAAGTCACACTCTTGATCGATACCAAAGCGAACGCTATCCTTGATATTCACGTCACAACGACCCGAAAACACGATTCACAGATCGCTCCATCACTCATCAGGCGCAATCGCAACAGCATCCGTATCCTGCTCGGAGACAAGGGATACGACGACCAGACAATCCGATCGCTCGCACGGGAATATGAGATACGTCCACTCATCAAGCATCGGGAATTCACCTCACTCCACTACGCGTGGAATGCGCGGATGGACACTGATCTCTACGGGCACCGCAGTCAAAGTGAAACGGTTAATTCCGCTCTCAAACGGAAGTACGGTGCCTTCGTACGGTCACGGTACTGGTGGAAACAGTTCCGTGAACTCGTCATCAGGTGCGTTGTCTACAATATTGAGATCGATCTCTCCAACTAA
- a CDS encoding DUF7344 domain-containing protein: MAQQQRNEPDGPLSKGEVFEVLRNQRRRYVLQFLKQDGRPVELGDLAQQIAAWEYETTLDGVTPEQRKRVYTTLQQTHLPKMDTAGILEFDSDRGVIEPTDRTRDISVYLEIVPGSEFAWRELYLSLGAISCALVAALWLRIYPMTLLSDLTWAAIIAVTFTVTAIVHIYHERNMRVGQGEQPPELSYGADD, encoded by the coding sequence GTGGCCCAGCAACAGCGCAACGAACCCGACGGCCCCCTCTCGAAAGGCGAAGTTTTCGAAGTTCTTCGAAACCAGCGGCGGCGCTACGTGCTCCAGTTCCTGAAACAGGACGGCCGTCCCGTCGAACTCGGTGATCTCGCCCAGCAGATCGCCGCCTGGGAGTACGAGACCACCCTCGACGGCGTCACCCCCGAGCAGCGAAAGCGCGTCTACACGACCCTCCAGCAGACGCACCTGCCGAAGATGGACACGGCCGGCATCCTCGAGTTCGACTCCGATCGGGGCGTCATCGAGCCGACCGATCGGACGCGGGACATCAGCGTCTACCTCGAAATCGTGCCGGGAAGCGAGTTCGCGTGGCGGGAACTGTACCTCTCGCTGGGCGCGATCAGTTGCGCGCTCGTCGCCGCGCTGTGGCTCAGGATCTACCCCATGACGCTGCTATCGGATCTGACGTGGGCGGCGATAATCGCCGTCACGTTCACCGTCACCGCGATCGTCCACATCTACCACGAGCGGAACATGCGCGTCGGACAGGGCGAGCAGCCGCCGGAACTGAGCTACGGCGCCGACGACTGA
- a CDS encoding plastocyanin/azurin family copper-binding protein: MIERRTFLRTASAIAIGSALAGCSGEQDDDEQDANGSSDDADGSGDGDVTEVDVGPEGRLRYEPEEVEIEVGDTVRWTALSEGHNVTSHPDASPKCENPDDADPFTSYEGDDHFAIMDVDETFEHEFAVPGEYVYVCTPHAGQGMVGTVIVTE, encoded by the coding sequence ATGATCGAACGACGTACGTTCCTTCGGACGGCCAGCGCGATCGCGATCGGGTCGGCGCTTGCAGGATGTTCCGGGGAACAGGACGACGACGAACAGGACGCCAACGGATCTAGCGACGACGCCGACGGATCGGGCGACGGCGACGTCACCGAGGTCGACGTCGGCCCGGAAGGACGCCTCCGATACGAACCCGAAGAGGTCGAAATCGAGGTGGGAGACACCGTTCGGTGGACCGCGTTGAGCGAAGGGCACAACGTTACGAGCCATCCGGACGCGTCGCCGAAATGCGAAAATCCGGACGATGCCGACCCGTTCACGTCCTACGAAGGCGACGACCACTTCGCCATCATGGACGTAGACGAAACGTTCGAACACGAGTTTGCCGTTCCGGGAGAGTACGTCTACGTCTGTACTCCCCACGCCGGACAGGGAATGGTTGGAACGGTGATCGTCACCGAGTAG
- a CDS encoding FKBP-type peptidyl-prolyl cis-trans isomerase, with product MIEPGQIAIVHLTGRLVDGPDAGQIFETTDVDVALEEGIYHDNRDFKPLEFRVGEGHVLPGIDEAVQGMSEGNTRTVVLDPESAYGTVDESAVVTVPRDEIEARSDTTAEVNELVESKTGEVGWIVDVADDEVTIDFNHELAGERVEFEINVLETHGSETGHDVDPADGIGTP from the coding sequence ATGATCGAACCCGGCCAAATCGCGATCGTCCACCTGACCGGTCGCCTCGTCGACGGTCCGGACGCGGGACAGATATTCGAGACGACCGACGTCGACGTCGCCCTCGAGGAGGGAATCTATCACGACAACCGCGACTTCAAGCCCCTCGAGTTCCGCGTCGGCGAGGGCCACGTGCTGCCGGGGATCGACGAGGCCGTGCAGGGGATGTCCGAGGGCAACACGCGAACGGTCGTCCTCGATCCCGAATCGGCCTACGGCACCGTCGACGAAAGTGCCGTGGTCACGGTCCCCCGGGACGAAATCGAGGCTCGTAGCGACACCACGGCCGAAGTGAACGAACTCGTCGAGAGCAAGACCGGCGAGGTCGGCTGGATCGTCGACGTGGCCGACGACGAGGTGACGATCGACTTCAATCACGAACTCGCCGGCGAACGCGTCGAGTTCGAAATCAACGTGCTGGAGACGCACGGCTCCGAGACCGGTCACGACGTCGATCCCGCCGACGGGATCGGGACCCCCTGA
- the trkA gene encoding Trk system potassium transporter TrkA, translated as MRVIVVGAGEVGTNIAASLDDDHDVVVVDIDGERVESVTYSHDVLAIEGDGTSIETLEEAGIDGADLVIASTDVDETNIVVCGAVKAVSDPFTIARVREPGLFHTWQRSERAFGVDFMVCTDLQTARTIVRIAGMPGARDVELFANGLVTMAEFEVHSDSPVAGETVAEADRYESLTFAAIIRDDDVVVARGETAIRAGDAVVVIGSEENVRGFAGALTPAPTIEDVDEIVIVGGTEIGAQVARLFESRGLEPRLVEQDPDRARELAERLRNTLVLQSDATDIDFLVREHVAESDIVVAALEGDERNLLVSLLAKRIGVDRTIGVVEAGEFIDIFETVGIDVAVNPRLVTAEEITRFTREQRTERIAMLEHDRAEVLEFEIEAASPLAGTRIQEVMADLSDRVVIGAIARDGELITPRGETVLDAGDHVVLFVDTEVLDAVVAYL; from the coding sequence GTGCGGGTGATCGTCGTCGGTGCCGGCGAGGTCGGCACCAACATCGCCGCCAGTCTCGACGACGATCACGACGTCGTCGTCGTCGACATCGACGGTGAACGCGTCGAATCGGTCACCTACTCGCACGACGTTCTCGCGATCGAGGGCGACGGCACGTCGATCGAGACGCTCGAGGAGGCGGGGATCGACGGCGCCGACCTGGTCATCGCCAGCACGGACGTCGACGAGACGAACATCGTCGTCTGCGGGGCGGTGAAGGCCGTCTCCGATCCGTTCACGATCGCTCGCGTGCGGGAACCGGGCCTGTTTCACACGTGGCAACGATCCGAGCGGGCGTTCGGCGTCGACTTCATGGTCTGTACCGACCTCCAGACCGCACGGACGATCGTCCGGATCGCCGGAATGCCGGGAGCCCGCGACGTCGAACTCTTCGCGAACGGACTCGTGACGATGGCCGAGTTCGAGGTCCACTCCGACAGCCCGGTCGCGGGCGAGACCGTCGCCGAGGCCGATCGCTACGAGTCGTTGACCTTCGCGGCGATCATCCGGGACGACGACGTCGTCGTCGCCCGCGGGGAGACGGCGATACGGGCCGGCGACGCCGTCGTCGTCATCGGCTCCGAGGAGAACGTCCGCGGGTTCGCAGGAGCGCTGACGCCCGCACCGACGATCGAAGATGTGGACGAGATCGTCATCGTCGGCGGTACCGAGATCGGTGCCCAGGTGGCCCGGCTCTTCGAATCGAGGGGACTCGAGCCGCGACTGGTCGAACAGGACCCCGACCGGGCACGGGAACTCGCCGAACGCCTCCGCAACACGCTGGTCCTCCAGAGCGACGCGACCGACATCGACTTCCTCGTCCGGGAACACGTCGCCGAGTCCGACATCGTCGTCGCCGCCCTCGAAGGCGACGAGCGGAACCTGCTCGTCTCCCTGCTCGCGAAGCGGATCGGCGTCGATCGCACGATCGGCGTCGTCGAGGCCGGCGAGTTCATCGACATCTTCGAGACCGTCGGCATCGACGTCGCGGTCAATCCGCGCCTCGTTACTGCCGAGGAGATCACCCGATTCACCCGCGAGCAGCGCACCGAACGGATCGCGATGCTCGAACACGATCGGGCGGAGGTGCTCGAATTCGAGATCGAGGCTGCGAGTCCGCTGGCGGGGACCCGGATCCAGGAGGTGATGGCCGACCTGTCCGATCGGGTCGTGATCGGGGCGATCGCGCGAGACGGAGAGCTGATCACGCCGCGCGGCGAAACGGTGCTCGACGCCGGCGATCACGTGGTCCTGTTCGTCGATACCGAGGTCCTCGACGCGGTCGTCGCGTACCTGTGA
- a CDS encoding SRPBCC family protein, translating into MDRILLSTLAYRPPEEVFPHVRSFTDYTRYTDHLTEVRVHGDGSVGSVYDLVLSWWKLTYTARSKVTDVSPPNSLQWRLTKDIDARGEWRVEPEPESAPTDAPTASRIYFDAVYDPYSADRSSISLPRFVSLDWVVDRVEPRLIDEAETVVERLVTDIEGRRRDVELTIHEMP; encoded by the coding sequence GTGGACAGAATTCTCCTCAGCACGCTCGCCTACCGCCCCCCCGAGGAGGTCTTCCCGCACGTCCGATCGTTCACGGACTACACCCGGTACACGGACCACCTCACGGAGGTCCGGGTGCACGGCGACGGCAGCGTCGGTTCCGTCTACGATCTGGTGCTCTCCTGGTGGAAACTCACCTACACCGCCCGATCGAAGGTGACGGACGTCTCCCCGCCCAACTCGCTGCAGTGGCGACTGACCAAGGACATCGACGCTCGCGGAGAGTGGCGAGTCGAACCGGAACCCGAATCGGCCCCGACGGACGCACCGACGGCCAGTCGAATCTACTTCGACGCCGTCTACGACCCGTACTCCGCGGACAGGAGTTCGATCTCGCTCCCGCGATTCGTCTCGCTGGACTGGGTCGTCGACAGGGTCGAACCACGACTCATAGACGAGGCCGAGACCGTCGTCGAACGACTGGTCACCGATATCGAAGGGCGACGACGCGACGTCGAACTGACGATCCACGAGATGCCCTGA
- a CDS encoding helix-turn-helix domain-containing protein, protein MSVVAEFTVDADQFQLGDTLSGVPGITFELERCVPTGDLALPFLWATTEEDLDEVVETFETQLLDSPYVKKILALDKIKNGIFYRISWTDPTEDLLDAIIMSDATILQARSEQGTRWEFSVRFVDHDKLALFQNTLADHEVRIHIDRIYTFAEETDHRRQFDLSFEQREALVLAVQRGYFATPSKVSLDELADELGITKQAVSARIRRANEKVLETTLLSSAVAERGGD, encoded by the coding sequence ATGAGTGTCGTCGCCGAATTCACTGTCGATGCAGACCAGTTTCAACTCGGTGACACCCTCTCGGGCGTACCGGGTATCACCTTTGAACTTGAACGGTGTGTCCCAACAGGAGACCTTGCTCTCCCGTTCCTGTGGGCTACCACAGAAGAAGACCTCGACGAGGTGGTGGAAACGTTTGAAACGCAACTCCTCGACAGTCCGTATGTCAAGAAAATTCTGGCTCTCGATAAGATAAAAAACGGAATATTCTACCGAATCTCGTGGACAGATCCTACAGAGGATCTCCTCGATGCGATCATTATGTCAGACGCGACTATCCTCCAAGCACGCTCCGAGCAGGGAACGCGATGGGAGTTCAGCGTTCGGTTTGTGGATCACGATAAGTTGGCGTTGTTTCAAAACACCTTGGCTGATCACGAGGTCAGAATCCATATCGACCGTATCTACACGTTCGCCGAGGAGACCGATCACCGACGACAGTTCGATCTTTCGTTCGAACAACGGGAAGCGTTAGTGCTCGCAGTTCAGCGAGGCTACTTTGCGACGCCGAGCAAAGTGAGTCTCGACGAGTTAGCGGACGAACTCGGTATTACAAAACAGGCGGTCTCGGCCCGCATTCGGCGTGCCAACGAGAAAGTTCTCGAAACGACGTTGCTCTCCTCGGCAGTTGCGGAGCGTGGTGGTGATTAA
- a CDS encoding DUF2061 domain-containing protein, whose protein sequence is MSHSTSVSSRPLQARKRAIIKTLGYRLLMVAITIAVAWVVVDDARAAIDIGIVANVVKTGTYYTYERLWDRIAWGLFA, encoded by the coding sequence ATGTCACACTCGACGTCCGTCTCGTCCCGTCCGCTTCAGGCGCGAAAGCGGGCGATAATAAAGACCCTGGGCTATCGGCTCCTGATGGTCGCGATCACGATCGCGGTCGCCTGGGTCGTCGTCGACGACGCTCGGGCCGCCATCGACATCGGGATCGTCGCTAACGTGGTGAAGACCGGCACCTATTACACCTACGAACGCCTCTGGGACCGGATCGCCTGGGGACTCTTCGCGTAG
- the coaBC gene encoding bifunctional phosphopantothenoylcysteine decarboxylase/phosphopantothenate--cysteine ligase CoaBC has protein sequence MLEGVNVALGVTGSIAAVKTVELAHELRRQGAEVRAVMTGSARGIVHPWAVEFATDDDVVTEITGRVEHVDLCGYDGWADVLLIAPATANTVGKIAGAVDDTPVTTCATTALGSGTPVVVAPAMHEPMYDHPGVLEAIETVEAWGVDFVDPRIEEGKAKIASEEAIVCDVARAADDRPLAGEHVVVTSGATAESIDPVRVLTNRSSGRMGRAVAKACYARGADVTLVHGVVGPRPVSRESARSGGDVPYADVREVETADDLLAATIDACGDADTLVSAAAIGDYTVETSPEKLRSGQDITLDLEPTPKVIDEVRDRYPDLPIVGFKAETSGDDGAMIEAARKTLDRVGLAFVVANDASVMGADRTRAVLVHEDDAARYEGTKAGLGGEIAASIAAILGD, from the coding sequence ATGCTCGAGGGAGTCAACGTTGCGCTCGGGGTGACGGGCTCGATCGCGGCCGTCAAGACGGTCGAACTGGCCCACGAGTTGCGGCGGCAGGGAGCCGAGGTGCGGGCCGTGATGACCGGCAGCGCCCGGGGGATCGTCCACCCGTGGGCGGTCGAGTTCGCCACGGACGACGACGTCGTGACCGAGATCACGGGGCGCGTCGAACACGTCGACCTCTGCGGATACGACGGCTGGGCCGACGTCCTGCTGATCGCGCCCGCGACGGCCAACACGGTCGGCAAGATCGCCGGGGCCGTCGACGACACGCCCGTGACGACCTGTGCGACCACCGCGCTCGGATCCGGTACGCCGGTCGTCGTCGCGCCCGCGATGCACGAACCGATGTACGATCACCCCGGCGTCCTCGAGGCGATCGAGACCGTCGAGGCGTGGGGCGTCGACTTCGTCGACCCGCGCATCGAGGAGGGCAAGGCCAAAATCGCCAGCGAGGAAGCCATCGTCTGTGACGTCGCCCGCGCCGCGGACGATCGGCCGCTCGCGGGCGAGCACGTCGTGGTCACAAGCGGTGCGACGGCCGAGTCGATCGATCCGGTCCGGGTGCTCACGAACCGGTCGTCGGGACGGATGGGCCGTGCCGTCGCGAAGGCCTGTTACGCCCGCGGGGCCGACGTGACGCTCGTCCACGGGGTCGTCGGCCCGCGACCGGTCTCCCGCGAGTCGGCGCGCTCCGGCGGCGACGTTCCGTACGCCGACGTCCGCGAGGTCGAGACGGCCGACGACCTGCTCGCGGCAACGATCGACGCCTGCGGGGACGCCGACACGCTGGTGTCGGCCGCTGCGATCGGCGACTACACGGTCGAGACCAGTCCGGAGAAGCTCCGGTCGGGTCAGGACATCACGCTCGACCTCGAGCCGACGCCGAAGGTCATCGACGAGGTCCGCGACCGGTACCCGGACCTGCCGATCGTCGGATTCAAGGCCGAAACGTCGGGCGACGACGGGGCGATGATCGAGGCCGCCCGGAAGACGCTCGACCGGGTCGGCCTCGCGTTCGTCGTCGCCAACGACGCGAGCGTGATGGGGGCCGATCGAACGCGCGCGGTACTGGTCCACGAGGATGACGCCGCACGATACGAGGGGACGAAGGCCGGGCTCGGCGGCGAGATCGCTGCCTCGATCGCGGCGATACTCGGCGACTAA
- a CDS encoding helix-turn-helix domain-containing protein yields MRELTFELGYQDGACPLMDVFMEYPTLTADSIGSCIQRDRFWLIDRFVGPSAALDRIERIRLDGDTPREEITSSDCRAIRQHEILERPSTTLVLYSFVKRTHTCNSVMALAARHLDLGVIFQSQRRGNCHSWRLLMPSDENVDVFCEQAEAHLDDGIRFTLGRLCDAEQLNYDSLASVSIPREQRETLRAAIEHGYYETPRDITVSELADVLDVPQSTVSYRLRQAEARLAKGYLHRSDGEFRARATKHT; encoded by the coding sequence ATGCGAGAACTCACCTTCGAACTCGGATATCAGGACGGAGCCTGTCCCCTGATGGACGTATTCATGGAGTATCCGACGCTGACGGCGGACTCCATCGGCAGTTGCATTCAGCGGGATCGGTTTTGGTTGATCGATCGATTCGTGGGGCCCTCGGCGGCGCTCGATCGCATCGAACGCATCAGGTTAGACGGGGACACGCCGAGAGAGGAAATAACGTCGTCGGACTGCCGAGCGATTCGACAGCACGAGATACTCGAACGCCCCTCGACGACGCTCGTTCTGTACTCGTTTGTGAAACGGACGCACACCTGCAATTCCGTGATGGCCCTTGCGGCTCGACACCTCGATCTCGGCGTCATCTTTCAGTCACAGCGACGCGGCAACTGTCACAGTTGGCGCTTGCTCATGCCGTCGGACGAGAACGTCGACGTGTTCTGCGAGCAGGCCGAAGCGCACCTCGACGACGGGATTCGCTTCACCCTCGGCCGACTCTGTGACGCGGAACAGTTGAACTACGACTCGCTGGCGTCGGTGTCGATTCCGCGAGAACAGCGGGAAACGCTCCGGGCAGCGATCGAACACGGCTACTACGAGACGCCGCGGGACATCACCGTCAGCGAACTCGCGGACGTTCTCGACGTTCCGCAATCGACGGTTTCCTATCGCCTCCGTCAGGCGGAAGCACGACTCGCCAAAGGCTACCTCCACCGTTCCGACGGCGAGTTCCGCGCTCGAGCCACGAAACACACGTGA
- the hpt gene encoding hypoxanthine/guanine phosphoribosyltransferase: MDQLKRSLLEAPIIEKNGYHYFVHPISDGVPKLDPGLLREIVIRIIRKAELENVDRIVTPAAMGIHISTAVSLMTDIPLTVIRKRQYGLEDEVAISQKTGYSENEMYINDVREGERVLVLDDVLSTGGTLASVLDALNEIGAEVIDTVAVIKKVGGENKVDDAGYQVKTLINVDVVDGEVVIVDEEGD, from the coding sequence ATGGATCAGTTGAAACGGTCGCTTCTCGAGGCGCCGATCATCGAGAAAAACGGGTACCACTACTTCGTTCATCCGATCAGCGACGGCGTCCCAAAACTCGATCCGGGACTGCTGCGCGAAATCGTCATCCGGATCATTCGCAAAGCCGAACTCGAGAACGTCGATCGGATCGTCACCCCGGCCGCGATGGGCATCCACATCTCGACCGCGGTTTCGCTGATGACCGACATTCCGCTGACGGTGATCCGCAAACGACAGTACGGACTCGAAGACGAGGTCGCCATCTCCCAGAAAACGGGCTATTCCGAGAACGAGATGTACATCAACGACGTCCGCGAAGGCGAGCGCGTGCTCGTCCTGGACGACGTGCTCTCGACCGGCGGCACGCTCGCGTCGGTCCTCGACGCGCTCAACGAGATCGGTGCCGAGGTCATCGACACCGTCGCGGTCATCAAGAAGGTCGGCGGCGAGAACAAGGTCGACGACGCCGGGTATCAGGTCAAGACGCTGATCAACGTCGACGTCGTCGACGGCGAGGTCGTCATCGTCGACGAAGAAGGCGATTAA